One Hippoglossus hippoglossus isolate fHipHip1 chromosome 5, fHipHip1.pri, whole genome shotgun sequence genomic window carries:
- the mapkapk3 gene encoding MAP kinase-activated protein kinase 3, with protein MLQNGNGKEQPEKPIQAPIAEAEADSPADEPEHPQQQPELSAAGRTDPGTESTLFPLPGHPKLEIKRHAVTDDYKISTQVLGLGINGKVLECSNKKTGQKCALKILYDSPKARREVELHWRVSGGPYIVRILNLYENMHHGKKCLLIVMECMEGGELFSRIQARGDQAFTEKEASEIMRDMSTAIQFLHDFNIAHRDLKPENLLYTTKQKNAVLKLTDFGFAKETTLHNPLQTPCYTPYYVAPEVLGPEKYDKSCDMWSLGVIMYILLCGFPPFYSNTGQAISPGMKRRIRMGQYEFPKPEWAEVSQEAKDLIHQLLKTDPNERMTIVQFMNHPWINQSMVVPSTPLHTTRVLTEDREMWEDVKEEMTSALATMRVDYDQVKIKDLDTSSNPLLNKRRKKAAAGGKGGSTVCQSQ; from the exons ATGCTGCAGAATGGAAACGGAAAGGAACAACCGGAGAAACCGATTCAAGCGCCGATTGCCGAGGCAGAGGCGGACTCCCCGGCCGACGAGCCCGAAcacccgcagcagcagccggagCTGTCCGCTGCCGGCAGGACGGACCCGGGCACCGAGTCCACGCTCTTCCCCCTGCCCGGCCACCCCAAACTGGAGATAAAGCGCCACGCAGTGACGGACGATTACAAAATCTCCACTCAGGTCCTGGGTTTAGGGATCAATGGCAAAGTGCTGGAGTGCTCCAACAAGAAGACCGGACAGAAGTGCGCTCTGAAG ATTCTGTACGACAGCCCCAAAGCCAGACGAGAAGTGGAGCTTCACTGGCGAGTGTCAGGAGGGCCGTACATTGTCCGCATCCTCAACCTGTACGAAAACatgcatcatgggaaaaaaTGCCTGCTCATCGTCATGGAGTG tatggagggaggagagctgTTCAGCCGAATCCAGGCCAGAGGAGACCAGGCCTTCACTGAGAAAG AGGCATCTGAGATCATGAGGGACATGAGCACGGCCATCCAGTTTCTCCATGACTTTAACATCGCACACAGAGACCTAAAG ccAGAGAACCTGCTGTACACAACTAAACAGAAAAACGCGGTCCTCAAACTGACAGACTTTGGCTTCGCTAAGGAGACCACGCTGCACAATCCACTCCAGACCCCCTGTTATACACCGTACTACGTGG CTCCTGAGGTTTTAGGTCCGGAGAAATATGACAAGTCATGTGACATGTGGTCTCTGGGCGTCATCATGTACATCCT GCTGTGCGGCTTTCCTCCGTTTTACTCCAACACGGGTCAGGCAATCTCACcggggatgaagaggaggatcaGAATGGGCCAGTACGAGTTCCCCAAACCAGAGTGGGCTGAGGTGTCACAGGAAG CTAAAGATCTGATTCACCAGCTCTTGAAAACAGACCCTAATGAGAGAATGACCATCGTTCAGTTCATGAACCACCCCTGGATCAAT CAGTCGATGGTGGTCCCCTCCACTCCTCTGCACACCACCCGGGTCCTCACCGAAGACAGAGAGATGTGGGAGGACGTGAAG GAAGAGATGACCAGTGCTCTAGCGACCATGCGTGTGGACTACGACCAGGTGAAGATCAAGGATCTCGACACGTCGAGCAACCCCCTGCTCAACAAGAGGCGTAAGAAGGCTGCGGCAGGCGGCAAGGGCGGGTCCACTGTCTGCCAAAGTCAGTGA